A window from Desulfotignum phosphitoxidans DSM 13687 encodes these proteins:
- a CDS encoding NAD(P)H-dependent oxidoreductase, with the protein MFVLGLQGSPRKKGNSVYLLNRFLAECENKGARTRVIHMDGLDIQPCRELVVCEKKGFCPIKDDMEPRIYGLIRKADVVVLASPVFFYNVSAQAKILIDRCQMFWGRRYKMRLADPDAGSRQGVLLAVGASGGKKLFDGVNLTAHYFFDAISARFAESLTYKKVEAAGAVASVPGVDQDIRQAVDRVMDAVLNNPSLVFVSEKDACRSQMAAAYAKMAAQGSIRILSAGIDPAGEIHGATQDFLADQGVDIKYRQPRALDDLMAEEFKKRSPSQVICMTSDTAAVPVPGVETQFWDIDPAQKDTSVALLAEEIHDRVDALISDLQSRYQSG; encoded by the coding sequence ATGTTTGTCCTGGGATTGCAGGGGAGCCCCCGAAAAAAAGGAAACTCCGTCTATCTGTTGAATCGATTTCTGGCAGAATGTGAAAACAAAGGAGCCCGAACCCGGGTGATCCATATGGACGGGCTCGATATCCAGCCGTGCAGGGAACTGGTGGTGTGCGAAAAAAAAGGGTTCTGCCCCATCAAAGATGACATGGAACCCCGGATTTATGGCCTGATTCGAAAAGCGGATGTGGTGGTGCTGGCATCACCGGTATTTTTTTATAATGTGTCGGCCCAGGCAAAGATTCTCATTGACCGGTGCCAGATGTTCTGGGGCCGCAGATACAAAATGCGGCTGGCAGACCCGGATGCCGGATCCCGCCAGGGGGTCCTGCTGGCCGTGGGTGCTTCCGGCGGGAAAAAGTTATTTGACGGCGTGAACCTGACAGCCCATTATTTTTTTGATGCGATATCTGCCCGGTTTGCGGAATCGTTGACATACAAAAAAGTGGAAGCAGCCGGGGCCGTGGCCTCTGTTCCCGGCGTGGACCAGGATATCCGGCAGGCCGTGGACCGGGTCATGGATGCCGTGCTGAACAACCCTTCCCTGGTGTTTGTCTCTGAAAAAGATGCCTGCCGCAGCCAGATGGCGGCGGCGTATGCCAAAATGGCTGCTCAAGGAAGCATCCGCATCTTGTCGGCCGGCATTGATCCGGCCGGAGAAATCCATGGTGCCACGCAGGATTTTCTGGCGGATCAGGGGGTGGATATCAAGTATCGGCAGCCCCGTGCGCTGGATGATTTGATGGCTGAAGAATTCAAAAAACGGTCACCGTCTCAGGTGATCTGCATGACATCGGATACAGCGGCAGTGCCGGTTCCTGGCGTGGAAACACAGTTCTGGGATATCGATCCGGCCCAGAAAGATACGTCGGTTGCGTTGCTGGCAGAAGAGATCCATGACCGGGTGGATGCCCTGATATCAGATCTTCAAAGCCGGTACCAGAGCGGATAA
- a CDS encoding FAD-dependent oxidoreductase translates to MRFVVIGGDAAGMSAASRARRLYPDLEITVLEQGHDVSYSACSMPYNIADPDTPMDDLVVRTAEEFIEKHHIHLLTGHEITAIHPDKKQVTGRTLQGDPVVFAYDKLLIATGAVPTLPDLPGKDRLMPLKQLEHGRRIKDVIRKNKVKNAVILGMGYIALEMCEALTELGIHVTMVKPGPRLLPWLPEKIAQIIQTHLIEKQITLHMGTHIQRIEPAGTGSTIVCDTMNLDADLAIGATGVAPCSGLAKNAGLTLGVSNAIQVDPYLRTSNPDIFAAGDCGDAIHVVTGKPVWIPLALRANRAGWAVADNLFKDSNALQGVAGTAVFKVFDLAVARTGLTFFEAKNAGFDPVENQITSLSRARWQPGAAKIHVNMVGDRRSGRLLGAQITGTDGVAHRINAVAVALHATMSVADFIQTDLAYAPPFSPTWDPMLTAAIQLGKKL, encoded by the coding sequence ATGAGATTTGTCGTTATCGGCGGAGATGCCGCCGGCATGAGTGCAGCCAGCCGGGCCAGGCGGCTGTACCCGGACCTTGAGATCACTGTGCTGGAACAAGGGCATGACGTGTCTTACAGCGCGTGCAGTATGCCCTATAACATTGCCGATCCCGACACCCCCATGGATGACCTGGTGGTCCGGACGGCAGAAGAATTCATTGAAAAACACCACATCCATCTGCTCACGGGCCATGAAATCACGGCCATTCATCCGGACAAAAAACAGGTGACCGGCCGGACCCTGCAAGGAGACCCGGTGGTCTTTGCCTACGACAAGCTGCTCATCGCCACGGGTGCGGTTCCCACACTGCCGGATCTGCCCGGCAAAGACCGGCTCATGCCGTTGAAACAGCTGGAACACGGCCGGCGCATCAAGGATGTGATCCGGAAAAACAAGGTCAAAAACGCCGTTATTCTGGGGATGGGGTACATTGCCCTGGAAATGTGCGAAGCCCTTACCGAACTGGGCATCCATGTGACCATGGTCAAACCCGGCCCCCGCCTTTTGCCCTGGCTGCCCGAAAAAATAGCTCAGATCATTCAAACACATCTGATTGAAAAACAGATCACCCTTCATATGGGAACACACATCCAGCGCATTGAACCGGCGGGCACAGGGAGCACCATTGTCTGTGACACCATGAATCTGGATGCGGATCTGGCCATTGGTGCCACAGGCGTGGCGCCGTGCAGCGGCCTGGCAAAGAATGCGGGTCTGACCTTAGGGGTATCAAATGCCATCCAGGTGGACCCGTATTTGCGCACCTCGAATCCGGATATTTTTGCCGCCGGCGACTGCGGGGATGCCATCCATGTGGTCACGGGCAAACCGGTCTGGATTCCTTTGGCCCTGCGGGCCAACCGGGCCGGGTGGGCGGTGGCGGACAACCTGTTTAAAGACAGCAACGCCCTTCAGGGTGTGGCCGGCACGGCTGTATTCAAAGTATTTGACCTGGCTGTGGCCCGAACCGGTCTGACCTTTTTTGAAGCCAAAAACGCCGGGTTCGATCCTGTGGAAAACCAGATCACCAGCCTGTCCCGGGCCAGATGGCAGCCGGGTGCAGCCAAAATTCATGTGAACATGGTGGGCGACCGCCGGTCCGGACGGCTTTTAGGGGCTCAGATCACAGGAACCGACGGGGTGGCCCATCGGATCAATGCCGTGGCTGTGGCCCTGCACGCCACCATGTCGGTGGCGGATTTCATCCAGACCGATCTGGCCTATGCCCCGCCGTTCAGCCCCACCTGGGACCCGATGCTGACCGCAGCGATCCAGCTGGGAAAAAAATTATAA
- a CDS encoding MFS transporter — MIASPADKRTVLGWVVFDFANSAYTTLVVTFVYSTYFVSTIAPDSVTGTALWSRGVTLTALCVAFFSPILGALADQGGLRKQLLFASTAVTVGGTAALYWILPGQIYPALFWFVISNIAFEFANVFYNAYLPDIATSKNIGRISGVGWGVGYMGGLAAMVVALSGFISPAVPWFGVSIETGAHIRATCLLVAAWFAVFSIPLFAWVPKTRPPVRSGRVRIIHTAMSDVKNTLKDIRQYRQIVRLLVARMIYNDGLVTLFAFGGIYAAGTFGFSFHQIMIFGIVLNVGAGIGALVMGIFDDRLGGKTTIQVSNGVLAVAALMAAISPDKTWFWVSGILVGFFAGPNQSASRSLLGRLVPKGKENQFFGFFAFSGKLTAFMGPLFLGILTQMFDSQRAGVAVVILFFITGGLLLARVNEAEGIAAARHGL; from the coding sequence ATGATCGCATCACCGGCAGATAAACGCACGGTTTTGGGCTGGGTGGTATTTGATTTTGCCAATTCCGCCTACACCACATTGGTGGTGACGTTTGTCTACAGCACCTATTTTGTATCCACCATTGCACCGGATTCGGTGACAGGCACGGCCCTCTGGTCCAGGGGCGTGACCCTGACCGCCCTTTGTGTGGCATTTTTTTCCCCCATCCTGGGAGCTCTGGCAGACCAGGGCGGGTTGCGCAAACAGCTTTTGTTCGCATCCACTGCGGTCACTGTGGGCGGCACAGCTGCACTATACTGGATTCTGCCCGGTCAGATCTATCCGGCCCTTTTCTGGTTTGTGATCTCTAATATTGCGTTTGAGTTTGCCAATGTGTTTTACAATGCCTATCTGCCGGATATCGCCACATCGAAAAATATCGGCCGAATATCCGGTGTGGGCTGGGGCGTGGGATATATGGGAGGCCTGGCCGCCATGGTGGTGGCCCTTTCAGGGTTCATCAGCCCGGCCGTGCCCTGGTTTGGCGTTTCCATTGAAACCGGGGCCCATATCCGGGCCACCTGTCTGCTGGTGGCTGCGTGGTTTGCCGTGTTTTCCATTCCGTTGTTTGCGTGGGTGCCCAAAACACGACCTCCGGTCCGGTCGGGCCGGGTCCGCATCATTCATACGGCCATGTCGGATGTGAAGAACACCCTCAAAGACATCCGCCAGTACCGGCAGATTGTCCGTCTTCTGGTGGCCCGGATGATTTATAATGACGGGCTGGTCACCCTGTTCGCCTTTGGCGGTATCTATGCGGCCGGTACATTCGGGTTCAGCTTTCATCAAATCATGATTTTCGGTATTGTGCTCAATGTGGGGGCCGGGATCGGGGCCCTGGTCATGGGCATTTTCGATGACCGGCTGGGAGGGAAAACCACCATTCAGGTCAGCAACGGGGTGCTGGCCGTGGCCGCACTCATGGCGGCAATATCCCCGGATAAAACCTGGTTCTGGGTTTCAGGCATTCTGGTGGGCTTTTTTGCCGGTCCCAACCAGAGCGCCAGCCGGTCACTTCTGGGCCGGTTGGTGCCCAAAGGCAAGGAAAATCAGTTTTTCGGTTTTTTTGCCTTTTCCGGAAAACTCACCGCCTTTATGGGGCCGCTGTTTCTGGGGATACTGACCCAGATGTTTGACTCCCAGCGGGCCGGGGTTGCCGTGGTGATCCTGTTTTTTATCACCGGCGGGCTGCTGCTGGCCCGGGTAAATGAGGCAGAGGGCATTGCCGCAGCCCGGCATGGGTTATAA
- a CDS encoding methylated-DNA--[protein]-cysteine S-methyltransferase, with translation MFFCYYDSPVGRLLVGGEQKLEFIHFPKGKSAILPAPDWINETQPFSDVLFQLDRYFSKTLIRFSLDYSLGGTPFQRRVWQTLAKVPYGTTVSYGELARQIGNPKAARAVGMANAKNPIPIIIPCHRVIGKDGSLTGFGGGLDVKQQLLALEGRDLSVV, from the coding sequence ATGTTTTTTTGTTATTATGATTCCCCGGTGGGACGACTGCTGGTGGGCGGTGAACAAAAACTGGAATTCATTCATTTTCCCAAAGGAAAATCAGCGATTTTACCGGCGCCGGACTGGATCAATGAGACACAGCCGTTTTCTGATGTGTTGTTTCAGCTGGACCGGTATTTCAGCAAAACCCTTATCCGGTTTTCCCTGGATTATTCCCTTGGCGGCACGCCGTTTCAGCGCCGGGTGTGGCAAACCCTGGCCAAAGTCCCATATGGAACCACCGTCTCCTATGGGGAGCTGGCCCGGCAGATCGGAAACCCCAAAGCAGCCCGGGCCGTGGGCATGGCCAATGCGAAAAATCCGATTCCCATCATTATTCCCTGCCACCGGGTGATCGGAAAAGACGGCAGTCTGACCGGGTTCGGCGGCGGATTGGACGTGAAGCAGCAACTGCTGGCACTGGAGGGCAGGGATCTGTCTGTTGTATGA
- a CDS encoding putative nucleotidyltransferase substrate binding domain-containing protein — protein sequence MEIELVEIRDHLFSHPPFRNLPRHVVDDLVPHIEVSYYQAGTMILEKGQDNHYLFFIRSGAVEILRSSGELYIQMGEGECFGQFSLLRKKKVRYPARAIEDSLLYKIPDAPFQELADTYDRFADFMEEEHSVRLKNALGRAGQASGNPLMISKIHKLIPRKIITASPDISIQQAAVIMTQNRVSSLVLVPENPEQDPSPVTGLITDRDLRKRAIVPGLPLSTPVRQVMSTDVITLPAGAYAFEAMLTMMRHNLHHLPVLDGNRPIGVVTVADLVRYESHGSVYLVGDIFRQKDVDGLADMAPKIRQLFIQLVNEDASSHTISAIVSRMGISISQRLLQLGEKKLGPPPVPYCLLALGSMARDEMTLVTDQDNAFVMDDTFDPNVHDPYFKALAHFLSDGLNQCGYPYCTGDIMATHSRWRQPLSVWKTYFSDWIDQPEPEALLHASIFFDLEGIFGETGLAGQLKQLLLEKAPDSPRFLACLARNALLRKPPLGFFRKFVLEHDGKHHKTFNLKRRGSAPISDLARVHALACGAVPINTRERLLRVKETSLLAEGVGDDLLDALELICMVRIRHQARQAESGAAVDNNVIPESLSSFERNHLKDAFQIVSQAQSFLRYRYNVSPAMQTRVRTGPK from the coding sequence ATGGAAATTGAACTGGTTGAAATCCGGGATCACCTGTTTTCCCACCCCCCGTTCCGAAACCTGCCCCGGCATGTGGTGGATGACCTGGTGCCGCATATAGAGGTGTCTTACTATCAGGCCGGCACCATGATCCTGGAAAAAGGACAGGACAATCATTATCTGTTTTTTATCCGCAGCGGGGCCGTGGAAATTCTGCGAAGCTCAGGCGAACTATACATTCAGATGGGAGAAGGAGAATGCTTCGGCCAGTTTTCTCTTTTGAGAAAAAAAAAGGTCCGGTATCCGGCCCGGGCCATCGAAGACTCTTTGTTGTACAAAATCCCGGATGCCCCGTTCCAGGAACTGGCTGACACCTATGACCGGTTTGCCGACTTTATGGAGGAAGAGCACAGTGTCCGTCTGAAAAATGCCCTGGGCCGGGCCGGACAGGCAAGCGGCAATCCATTGATGATTTCTAAAATTCACAAACTCATTCCCCGGAAAATCATCACGGCCTCGCCGGATATTTCCATTCAGCAGGCTGCCGTGATCATGACACAGAACCGGGTGTCTTCCCTGGTTCTGGTGCCGGAAAACCCGGAACAGGACCCGTCTCCGGTCACGGGACTGATCACGGACCGGGATCTGCGCAAACGGGCCATTGTCCCGGGCCTGCCCTTATCCACCCCGGTGCGGCAAGTCATGTCCACGGATGTCATCACGCTTCCGGCCGGAGCCTATGCATTTGAAGCCATGCTCACCATGATGCGTCACAATCTTCATCATCTGCCCGTACTGGATGGAAACCGGCCCATAGGCGTGGTCACAGTGGCGGATCTGGTCAGATATGAATCCCATGGATCCGTTTATCTGGTGGGAGATATTTTCCGGCAGAAAGATGTGGACGGGCTGGCAGACATGGCCCCGAAAATCCGTCAGCTGTTTATTCAGCTGGTGAACGAGGATGCCAGTTCTCACACCATCAGCGCCATCGTTTCCCGGATGGGAATCAGCATTTCCCAGCGCCTGCTCCAGCTGGGGGAAAAAAAACTGGGACCGCCGCCGGTGCCATATTGCCTTCTGGCCTTAGGCTCCATGGCCAGAGACGAAATGACCCTGGTCACGGATCAGGACAATGCATTTGTTATGGATGACACCTTTGATCCCAACGTGCATGATCCCTATTTCAAGGCCCTGGCACACTTTTTAAGTGACGGTCTGAACCAATGCGGGTACCCTTATTGCACGGGAGATATCATGGCCACCCATTCCCGGTGGCGGCAGCCCTTATCGGTCTGGAAAACTTACTTTTCCGACTGGATCGATCAACCGGAACCGGAAGCCCTGCTCCATGCTTCTATTTTTTTTGATCTGGAAGGCATTTTCGGCGAAACCGGCCTGGCCGGTCAACTCAAGCAGCTGCTTCTGGAAAAAGCACCGGACAGTCCTCGGTTTCTGGCCTGCCTGGCCCGGAACGCCCTGCTCAGAAAACCGCCTTTGGGTTTTTTCCGAAAATTTGTTCTGGAACATGACGGCAAACACCATAAAACCTTTAATCTCAAACGCAGAGGATCTGCCCCCATCAGTGATCTGGCCCGGGTTCATGCCCTGGCCTGCGGGGCCGTGCCCATCAACACCCGGGAACGGCTGCTCCGGGTCAAGGAGACCTCTCTTCTGGCCGAAGGGGTGGGTGATGACCTGCTGGATGCCCTGGAACTGATCTGCATGGTCCGTATCCGCCATCAGGCACGCCAGGCCGAATCCGGGGCTGCCGTGGACAACAATGTCATCCCGGAAAGTCTGTCATCCTTTGAACGCAACCACCTCAAAGACGCGTTTCAGATCGTGTCCCAGGCCCAGTCGTTTCTCAGATACCGGTACAATGTGTCCCCTGCCATGCAGACCCGTGTGCGGACCGGGCCGAAATGA
- a CDS encoding 3'-5' exonuclease produces the protein MIRPKSTEKPFPVDWPSRFRILEKQAKDPAVKAFYQAGSVPGDTPLKQVSFLALDLETTGLDPQTDAIISVGFIPLYHDRILCSGARHWVVRPDQHRPDIQTVIHGITHSRMDACPRFNTILPRLLKAMAGRVIVAHYSRIEQGFLRKAIADLTGDDLEFPIVDTMEIESRKHPVFRPNLFQRWMGEKNSPSLRLAHARERYNLPPYRPHHALTDALAAAELFLAQTNDPFTVDTPISVLLYPSSVKT, from the coding sequence ATGATCCGGCCCAAATCCACTGAAAAACCGTTTCCAGTTGACTGGCCGTCCCGGTTTCGTATTCTGGAAAAACAAGCAAAAGATCCGGCGGTCAAAGCCTTTTATCAGGCAGGCAGTGTGCCGGGTGACACACCGCTGAAACAAGTGTCTTTTCTGGCTTTAGACCTGGAAACCACGGGCCTGGATCCGCAAACCGATGCCATCATCAGTGTCGGATTCATCCCGTTGTATCATGACCGGATTCTTTGCAGCGGCGCCCGGCACTGGGTGGTCCGGCCGGATCAGCACCGCCCGGACATTCAGACCGTCATTCACGGCATCACCCATTCCCGCATGGATGCCTGTCCCCGGTTTAACACCATTTTACCCCGGCTGCTCAAGGCCATGGCCGGCCGGGTCATTGTGGCCCATTACAGCCGGATTGAACAAGGGTTTTTACGCAAGGCGATTGCAGATCTGACGGGCGATGATCTTGAATTTCCCATCGTGGATACCATGGAGATTGAATCCAGAAAACACCCGGTTTTCCGGCCCAATCTGTTCCAGCGCTGGATGGGAGAAAAAAACAGTCCTTCCCTGCGCCTGGCCCATGCCAGGGAGCGGTACAACCTGCCTCCCTACCGCCCCCATCATGCCCTGACCGATGCCCTGGCTGCAGCGGAACTGTTTTTAGCCCAGACAAATGACCCGTTCACTGTGGACACACCGATATCGGTTTTGCTGTACCCATCATCCGTGAAAACATAA